The window ATATGACAAAAAGTTGTCTTTAATTATATCAATTTCTAAAAATTGAGAGTATAAGATTATTGAAGTGAGCGATTttaaacattaattaaaaaaaactcaaatatttTGGAAAGTTTAGACGTTTGAAATTGAAAATTcgttcttgattttttttttatgattaggCACGTGTATATTTCTTAGCTCCTATGGACGTTTTTGGGTGCCTATGCCAcactaaaaagaaaaatatttttttttattataattcacttttgaataTTGTCACATGAATTGTTACGTGGTTATTggtaaattttatttgttatttttcagatatttttgtttaacATGCACAATAGAACTCACATAATATTATGTGTATCCCATGATTTTTATTTGCTTCTTATAAATGATAATCCAATACACATACGAATTAAAATAACAAGAATCATTAATTGTGAATAAAAAGAGACTTACATTTAATAATGAttgaaatttattcaatttgttaATATAAGCACTCAATTGTAACATATATAGTGTTAAGAGTAGACGTATAATGGATAAGACTCAAGTCGGGTTTACCGGACTTTCACTTAAAGATTTAGCTAAAGCCTAATTTGACTTGTTAATTTTTAAGCAGGCTCGAATCGAGTTGGGTGTGTACTTAATTATCAAATCCCAAATTATACCATGAAAAATAATGCGTAAGATgaaaattttgtaaattttcttTGATTAAGTTTATCCCATTGAACACGGACCGAACAGATACCCAATCCATAAATATGTCTAGTTaactataaaattaatattcaaatccatgaacataattaatattaatattcaaATCCGTTCATGCAAGAGTCGGGCTTTGATGAGCTTGACCCATGATGGATCTATTGTCAATTTTCTTTCACCATGCTTGGCCCATTGGACATGGATCGAACAGATATCCGAACCCATAAACATGTCtaattaagagtaaaattaatataataactTAGACTGAATGTTGATTATGTAGATTCTTGAACCAGACTAgatatttgaataaaaaaaattaaaattagattGAATCGGTAATTTTTTTAGGACAAAATCGAATTGTGCCGTTGACTTAAATTAGATACTATTCTAGAGATTTTCAAATTTATGATAGTACtgagtaaatatattaaagattCTAGAATCAGGTCAAATATTCGAAAAAAATGACTCAGAACCGAATTAAATCAAGCGAAACTTAATTTTACCATTGACTTTATGATAACAACCAGATACAATTTACGGGATCAAAAGAGGAATTGACCAAACGACCACGTATTCGGACAACCTGGaaagcaatggcgtatcaagcaagacaTCCGCATGGCGAATCACTTAGATTCCACCACACGTCATCtgtagtcaaacctacgggaGACCCGCGATCATGCCTTGATCCGCCCGCCGAACggttgagccgattcccaataaaagCAATTAATGGtccgttaatgagctaacggtcacaCTTAAGAGAGATCCGTAACCGCcgttaatgaggcattaatggagactttcgggttactgggagttacgatcacatgactatcaatagcttgcatcacaagctattgaggtacacactcACATTCTCGTTCTAAACCATTCTCTtatcaatacagtttattcactATTCCaatactaactttggcatcagagcttcccccgtcgaacccaacgacgccccccacagggaaggaATCCGGTCGGAAGTTTATCACCCGTTATCACTTTATTAGATATAATTCCGAAGATTTTCAAATCACCGAACTATATCGAACCGTACTCCCAACGATAACTATATCTTtatatagtatatttttttaatttatttaggaaaattaaaaaaatgaataaataaatagtaaaagaaaacaaaagagaagagagaatgacaaatgggaaagaaaaagaaaaaaaaaagagcagAGAGGTCGCTTTTTCATATCAGTGCTGTGTCCCTTTTACCTCTTTTATTAATTCCAGACCAACCCACCTCCACTTTCCTCTTCCTCCATCTTCATCCCCCATTCCGCATCGCTAATTAATGTCTGCTTAGCTTCAATCTGCTTGCAGATTCCAATTTTTTCTCCTTATAACTTATCATTGCTTCGGTAGCATTCCGATTTCGTCGCACATTTCCGGTTCCGCGGCTACCAATTTTGCCCAAATCTTAGCAATGTAAGTTCCGTTTTGCCGTTCTCTGTCTTaggttttaattgattttttaggTTTCTAAGTTAATGAGAGAAGggaggggttttttttttgtgttttcatggAAGTTTTTAAGTTCAATTTTTGTAACGGATCTTTAGAGCTTGCTTGGATGTATTTGACCTTTGAATGTTTGTTTGTTGTGAATCAGTTGTTTCTAATTACTGATTTTAGGttgtgattttgtttttttgctGTTTTGTTTGATTTTGGATTTCAGTTATTGATCTAAAAAAACACATGTTTATCTATCATTTGCTCTCTTATTTTGGTCTAGAATCTCCGTTGGAGGACTGTTCTTTGATCAGAATTTGATGTCCAGGATCTGGTAAATAGCAAGcaactatgttgcacggacactccTCTTTAGTAGCTATTCTGCCTTTCGTGTCTGTTTCGTGTCCGTTTCCATTGTAGTTTCAAGGCTATTTtgtgaaggttatgttttagaaataatgtttcccgTGTCTGTTTCCAGTGCAATATTGGCAAGCACCTTTATGTATTGCATATGATTGCTATTGGTTGTTGTCTTGATGAATAGTTTTTGTGTACTGTCTTCATTTTTTTAGTAGGGGTGTCAAAACGGATTGTCGTGTGCTACGTTATCTAAATACTTCATATAAATGCAATAAAATTCGTTTGTGTTTGGAAATTGTGTTTTCGTCCCTCTATTTTTGAGGGGGCATAGTCTTACTGGTTGTTCTATTGTAGGGGGTAGATGTTGAGCTTGGAAAAGATGAGAGATGCTGGTTGGAAGATGGTTAGGTGCTACAAACTGTTGATTGGAGAAAATTAGGGAACGGAATGTTTTCTGAGAGACTCAGCGGAGAGGAATCTCTTAATCGAGATTTTGAGGCATTGAGTGTGTCAAAGCGGCTTGTGCGTAGTGTTAGCCAGAAATTGAGGAAAAGAAACATCAGATAcgaaggagaggaagaagaTAATGTGAGGGGAATTTCTGTTAAATGTCTTGCTTTGTATGGCAGAGGAGGCGGATGCAAAGTGGGCGCTGACACAGGCGAGGAATATGGTGATCCAAGTTGTAGAAGGAGGTCATCAAGTGCAAGTGAGGAAGGTAGGGGGGGATATAAACCGATATGTGGCACCGAGGAAACAGCGCTTGATTGCTTCTCGTATGGGGTTAGGGAAAAGTTTTGGAAGAAGAATAGTAGAAAAGATTTAGAACTTGAAGATTCAATGCAAAATAACAGATTGGATGTTTTTCTTCCTGATGACATATTGGAGATGTGTTTGATGAGACTCCCGCTGACCAGTCTCATGACTGCTCGTCTCGTCTGCAAGAAATGGAGATACTTGACTACTACTTCTCGATTCCTGCAGATGAGAAAAGACGGTCTGTTTCAGAATCCATGGTTGTTTCTGTTGGGAGCTGTTAAAAATGGCTATTGCTCTGGGGAGATACACGCGTTCGATGTATCTCAAGATCAGTGGCATAGAATCGATTCCGATATTCTGAAAGGAAGGTTCATGTTTTCTGTTGCCAGTGTTCAGGATGATATTTATGTTGTTGGAGGTTGTTCTAGCTTGACCCATTTCGGGAGGGTTGATAGGAGCTCATTCAAGACTCACAAAGGGGTTTTGGCATTTAACGCGATAAGTAAATCTTGGCGCAAGGTTGCTTCGATGAAATATGCAAGATCAATGCCCATTTTGGGAATTACTGAGGTCAGTTCCGATTTTTGCGTTCTCCCGACTCATCAGCATCGACAAGACAGGCGTTTTTCCAGGACTCGAATCGGTGGGGTTTCGGATGTTTACGAGGATCCTCACCGCCTTTCATTAAGACGCCAGTATAGAAATGCGTTCGACGAAACTGAGGCTTCATTGATGAACTCTAAAAAGTCACACAAGTTCACTAGACAAAAAATTGACCAATCCAATGCTAAGAGTTGCAAGAGGTTCGTATTGATCGCAGTAGGCGGACTTGGATCTTGGGATGAGCCCCTGGATTCAGGAGAAATATATGATCCAATATCGAATAAATGGACCGAAATCCAGAAACTGCCTATAGATTTCGGAGTGGTATGTTCCGGGGTGATCTGTAATGGGGTATTTTACGTGTATTCCGAAACAGACAAGCTTATGGGATATGACATAGAAAGGGGATTCTGGATAACAATCCAGCCCTTTCCATTCCCGCCTCGAGTACACGAATATTACCCTAAGCTTG of the Euphorbia lathyris chromosome 7, ddEupLath1.1, whole genome shotgun sequence genome contains:
- the LOC136235960 gene encoding F-box/kelch-repeat protein At5g42350-like — its product is MFSERLSGEESLNRDFEALSVSKRLVRSVSQKLRKRNIRYEGEEEDNVRGISVKCLALYGRGGGCKVGADTGEEYGDPSCRRRSSSASEEGRGGYKPICGTEETALDCFSYGVREKFWKKNSRKDLELEDSMQNNRLDVFLPDDILEMCLMRLPLTSLMTARLVCKKWRYLTTTSRFLQMRKDGLFQNPWLFLLGAVKNGYCSGEIHAFDVSQDQWHRIDSDILKGRFMFSVASVQDDIYVVGGCSSLTHFGRVDRSSFKTHKGVLAFNAISKSWRKVASMKYARSMPILGITEVSSDFCVLPTHQHRQDRRFSRTRIGGVSDVYEDPHRLSLRRQYRNAFDETEASLMNSKKSHKFTRQKIDQSNAKSCKRFVLIAVGGLGSWDEPLDSGEIYDPISNKWTEIQKLPIDFGVVCSGVICNGVFYVYSETDKLMGYDIERGFWITIQPFPFPPRVHEYYPKLVSCNGRLFMLSVSWCEGDGQIGQRNKAVRKLWELDLMYLTWSQVSVHPDAPMDWNAAFVADKNLIFGVEMFKIFGQVLDFLTVCDVSDTGMNWSHVSRNQMAHELDASSCITKSLAVLHL